A single genomic interval of Juglans regia cultivar Chandler chromosome 1, Walnut 2.0, whole genome shotgun sequence harbors:
- the LOC108990487 gene encoding probable Histone-lysine N-methyltransferase ATXR5 isoform X2 — translation MAPAISSSSAKRLIRFSGSLRRTEAPRLPSSPLSPTPKKLKSMEEVMARARYAVVDQADYGSVSCEQCGSGDRPDELLLCDKCDKGFHMKCVRPIVVRVPIGSWLCPKCSDRRRVRSFSQKKIIDFFRIKKCCDKKDKFSSPLDTRKRRRRSGSLVLHKKRRRLLPYIPSEDPARRLKQMGCLASALTALQMEFSDDLTYMPRMAPRSANQAKFESGGMQVLSKEDTETLEQCRAMCKRGECPPLIVVFDSCEGFTVEADGQIKDMTFIAEYTGDVDYLKNREHDDCDSMMTLILATDPSKSLLVCPDKRGNIARFINGINNHTLATVFFQN, via the exons ATGGCTCCGGCGATCTCTTCCTCCTCGGCTAAACGGCTCATCCGCTTTAGCGGCTCCCTCCGACGAACTGAGGCTCCGCGCCTGCCGTCTTCGCCACTGTCCCCGACGCCGAAGAAGCTCAAGTCGATGGAAGAGGTAATGGCGAGGGCCCGGTACGCCGTGGTGGATCAAGCTGACTATGGCAGCGTCAGCTGCGAGCAATGCGGCTCCGGCGACCGTCCCGACGAGCTTCTCCTATGCGACAAGTGCGACAAAGGCTTCCACATGAAATGCGTGCGCCCGATCGTCGTAAGAGTTCCCATCGGATCCTGGCTTTGCCCCAAGTGCTCTGACCGCAGAAGAGTAAGAA GCTTTTCTCAGAAAAAGATTATCGATTTCTTTCGGATTAAGAAGTGCTGTGATAAGAAAGACAAATTTTCGTCACCTCTAG ATACTAGGAAGCGCAGGAGACGTTCAGGATCATTGGTTTTGCACAAGAAAAGGAGGAGACTGTTACCATATATTCCATCAGAAGATCCTGCCCGAAGGCTGAAACAAATGGGTTGCCTTGCTTCTGCCTTAACAGCACTGCAGATGGAATTCAGTGATGATCTCACTTACATGCCTCGCATGGCTCCTAGATCAGCAAATCAGGCGAAGTTTGAAAGTGGTGGAATGCAG GTTCTATCCAAAGAAGATACTGAGACCTTGGAGCAGTGCAGAGCTATGTGTAAAAGAGGCGAATGCCCTCCCCTTATTGTAGTTTTTGATTCATGTGAAGG TTTTACAGTAGAGGCTGATGGTCAGATTAAGGATATGACATTTATTGCTGAGTACACAGGCGACGTGGATTATCTTAAGAACCGGGAACATGATGATTGTGATAGTATGATGACCCTTATCTTGGCAACCGACCCATCTAAAAGTCTGCTTGTTTGCCCTGATAAACGTGGGAACATTGCACGCTTTATCAATGGCATTAACAATCACACTCT agcaacagttttcttccaaaattaG
- the LOC108990486 gene encoding protein MKS1-like: MNQPDPRQPPQTPKKEIHLQGPRPPPLKVSKDSHKIKKPPPHPPPRAPPHAQQQQQQPQQPVIIYAVSPKVIHATVSDFMSIVQRLTGPYSSSISPSGAGALSPAARIASIEKTSPSDRERDRAGNAAAVMGMVEGEGMVELGQAYPGILSPAPATLAPIPEGFFSPVNEQHSFPMFHDLSPFWHNGFTASPSGLLSAPLISPSPSSIDLFNNFLDF; encoded by the coding sequence ATGAACCAGCCGGACCCAAGACAGCCGCCGCAGACGCCCAAGAAAGAGATCCACCTCCAAGGCCCCCGTCCTCCTCCTCTCAAAGTCAGCAAAGACTCCCACAAGATCAAGAAGCCTCCCCCACACCCGCCGCCCAGAGCTCCGCCCCATGCccaacaacaacagcaacaaccGCAGCAGCCTGTTATTATCTACGCCGTCTCTCCCAAGGTCATCCACGCCACCGTCTCCGACTTCATGTCCATCGTCCAGCGCCTCACCGGCCCGTATTCTTCGTCTATATCTCCGTCCGGCGCCGGAGCCCTCTCTCCCGCTGCGAGGATCGCCTCCATCGAGAAAACCAGTCCGTCggacagagagagagaccgagccGGCAACGCTGCCGCGGTTATGGGTATGGTGGAAGGAGAGGGAATGGTAGAACTGGGTCAGGCTTATCCAGGAATATTATCTCCTGCGCCGGCGACTTTGGCTCCAATTCCCGAGGGTTTCTTCTCTCCAGTAAATGAACAACACAGCTTTCCTATGTTCCACGATCTGAGTCCGTTTTGGCATAATGGGTTCACGGCGAGTCCTTCGGGGTTGCTGTCGGCTCCTTTGATTTCTCCATCTCCTTCTTCGATAGACTTATTCAACAATTTTTTGGACTTTTAA
- the LOC108990477 gene encoding uncharacterized protein LOC108990477, producing MQLKEELIMIKKGNQSVQEYLHTVKALADEISLIDHPISEDDLTLYILNGLGSDFREIATPICAREKPLTFEELHDLLVGHNAYLRRLDATTQQLVASANYYNRRFGSSSDNHNSKGFSKNGSGHDNGSSKPDSNLGSYRQSGGSKDYKKNYKSNGQCRYTPKCQICDALGQIWVCSRVGPFSCT from the coding sequence ATGCAATTAAAGGAGGAACTTATTATGATCAAGAAAGGGAATCAATCGGTTCAGGAATACCTACACACTGTCAAAGCCCTTGCTGACGAAATATCTCTCATTGATCATCCTATTTCAGAAGATGATCTAACTCTGTACATCCTCAATGGACTAGGAAGCGATTTTCGCGAAATCGCAACACCTATTTGTGCTCGGGAAAAGCCATTAACGTTCGAGGAACTTCATGATCTCCTCGTCGGACACAATGCATACCTTCGCCGTCTGGACGCCACCACTCAGCAACTGGTTGCGTCAGCCAACTACTATAATCGGCGTTTTGGATCTTCATCCGACAACCATAACTCTAAGGGCTTCTCCAAAAATGGGTCTGGCCATGACAATGGTTCCTCCAAACCAGACTCCAACTTGGGCTCCTATCGTCAATCTGGAGGCTCAAaagactataaaaaaaattacaagtccaaTGGCCAGTGTAGGTATACACCAAAATGCCAGATATGTGATGCACTGGGTCAAATTTGGGTATGTTCGAGGGTTGGGCCATTCAGTTGTACCTGA
- the LOC108990487 gene encoding probable Histone-lysine N-methyltransferase ATXR5 isoform X1, whose product MAPAISSSSAKRLIRFSGSLRRTEAPRLPSSPLSPTPKKLKSMEEVMARARYAVVDQADYGSVSCEQCGSGDRPDELLLCDKCDKGFHMKCVRPIVVRVPIGSWLCPKCSDRRRVRSFSQKKIIDFFRIKKCCDKKDKFSSPLDTRKRRRRSGSLVLHKKRRRLLPYIPSEDPARRLKQMGCLASALTALQMEFSDDLTYMPRMAPRSANQAKFESGGMQVLSKEDTETLEQCRAMCKRGECPPLIVVFDSCEGFTVEADGQIKDMTFIAEYTGDVDYLKNREHDDCDSMMTLILATDPSKSLLVCPDKRGNIARFINGINNHTLEGRKKQNCKCVRYSVNGECRVFLVATRDIAQGERLYYDYNGYEHEYPTHHFV is encoded by the exons ATGGCTCCGGCGATCTCTTCCTCCTCGGCTAAACGGCTCATCCGCTTTAGCGGCTCCCTCCGACGAACTGAGGCTCCGCGCCTGCCGTCTTCGCCACTGTCCCCGACGCCGAAGAAGCTCAAGTCGATGGAAGAGGTAATGGCGAGGGCCCGGTACGCCGTGGTGGATCAAGCTGACTATGGCAGCGTCAGCTGCGAGCAATGCGGCTCCGGCGACCGTCCCGACGAGCTTCTCCTATGCGACAAGTGCGACAAAGGCTTCCACATGAAATGCGTGCGCCCGATCGTCGTAAGAGTTCCCATCGGATCCTGGCTTTGCCCCAAGTGCTCTGACCGCAGAAGAGTAAGAA GCTTTTCTCAGAAAAAGATTATCGATTTCTTTCGGATTAAGAAGTGCTGTGATAAGAAAGACAAATTTTCGTCACCTCTAG ATACTAGGAAGCGCAGGAGACGTTCAGGATCATTGGTTTTGCACAAGAAAAGGAGGAGACTGTTACCATATATTCCATCAGAAGATCCTGCCCGAAGGCTGAAACAAATGGGTTGCCTTGCTTCTGCCTTAACAGCACTGCAGATGGAATTCAGTGATGATCTCACTTACATGCCTCGCATGGCTCCTAGATCAGCAAATCAGGCGAAGTTTGAAAGTGGTGGAATGCAG GTTCTATCCAAAGAAGATACTGAGACCTTGGAGCAGTGCAGAGCTATGTGTAAAAGAGGCGAATGCCCTCCCCTTATTGTAGTTTTTGATTCATGTGAAGG TTTTACAGTAGAGGCTGATGGTCAGATTAAGGATATGACATTTATTGCTGAGTACACAGGCGACGTGGATTATCTTAAGAACCGGGAACATGATGATTGTGATAGTATGATGACCCTTATCTTGGCAACCGACCCATCTAAAAGTCTGCTTGTTTGCCCTGATAAACGTGGGAACATTGCACGCTTTATCAATGGCATTAACAATCACACTCT GGAAGGTAGGAAGAAGCAGAATTGTAAATGTGTGAGATACAGTGTTAATGGTGAATGCCGAGTCTTTTTGGTTGCCACTCGTGATATAGCTCAGGGCGAAAGGCTATATTATGATTATAATGGATATGAGCATGAATACCCTACTCACCATTTTGTCTGA
- the LOC108990475 gene encoding uncharacterized protein LOC108990475, with product MSSLEEERLAQMVEEFIESESSSPIFSASIKCPPPNHNTQYLTLQEILGSGTQAEAEVLESLSRHMGSQKDAEKKTTSMKKWLVMRLKMDGCEASLCQTSWVTSLGCPAGDYEYIDIKMKAENGDSRRLIVDMDFKSQFELARPTQTYKELTDALPYIFIGTEEKLNKIISLLCSAAKQSLRERGLHIPPWRTTTYMQSKWLSDHHKTPDAEKTRELAKGSTGAGAYGYSTNKWTPTAPMVIKPKNRRNLGGGSGLSSQFSEMSINCC from the exons atgAGTAGCTTAGAAGAGGAAAGACTGGCTCAGATGGTAGAGGAGTTTATAGAATCAGAATCATCATCACCCATTTTTTCTGCTTCCATAAAGTGTCCTCCTCCTAATCATAATACCCAATATCTCACTTTACAG GAGATTCTTGGGAGTGGGACACAAGCTGAGGCTGAGGTGCTTGAAAGTCTGTCGAGGCATATGGGCAGCCAAAAGGATGCTGAGAAAAAAACCACCAGTATGAAAAAGTGGCTTGTCATGAGGCTCAAAATGGATGGCTGCGAGGCTTCTCTGTGTCAAACATCTTGGGTCACTTCCTTGGGATGCCCTGCTG GTGATTATGAATACATCGATATTAAAATGAAAGCTGAGAATGGTGATTCGAGGAGGCTTATTGTGGACATGGACTTCAAGTCACAGTTTGAGCTTGCAAGGCCTACGCAAACCTACAAGGAACTCACAGACGCACTCCCATACATCTTCATTGGGACCGAGGAAAAGCTTAACAAGATAATCTCTCTTCTATGCTCAGCTGCCAAACAGTCCCTTAGAGAGAGGGGCCTCCACATACCCCCATGGAGGACTACCACTTACATGCAATCTAAGTGGCTCTCTGACCATCACAAAACCCCTGATGCAGAGAAGACTAGGGAATTAGCAAAAGGTAGTACTGGTGCTGGTGCATATGGCTATAGTACTAATAAGTGGACACCTACAGCTCCAATGGTGATCAAGCCTAAGAATAGGAGAAATTTGGGTGGCGGGTCGGGCTTGTCTAGTCAGTTTTCTGAGATGAGCATAAATTGTTGCTGA